From Halapricum desulfuricans, a single genomic window includes:
- a CDS encoding CheF family chemotaxis protein, translating into MSESIIADFVGSFNSQKSARAEPVKGRILLSRKRLVLAAQEGKTQIPLSSIFDVAVGQVPDDLGDFFNSTVTVAFERNDQQFVAAIEADDETIEKFNTVLFKALLNGTDATVKHPARIGGRVTGAEFTPAKLFMEPRQIRLKRPDGEFTIRLATVTGFERLSREISGATRPVLAATHNSNGQAVVTLAALPSSRKMNILGRYLRREYREVMDEIRDIDLSKPEKELLVSVYSTGEMDGIPLAKVLDMETSEVELLRGQLEKKDLLIDGEDGLQLTPAGRVVVNNHLEDVND; encoded by the coding sequence ATGTCGGAATCGATCATCGCGGACTTCGTCGGCAGCTTCAACTCCCAGAAGTCCGCGCGTGCCGAGCCCGTAAAAGGGCGGATCCTCCTCAGTCGCAAGCGGCTGGTGTTGGCCGCCCAAGAGGGCAAGACACAGATCCCGCTATCGTCGATTTTCGACGTCGCAGTCGGACAGGTACCGGACGATCTGGGCGACTTCTTCAACTCGACGGTGACGGTCGCCTTCGAGCGCAACGACCAGCAGTTCGTCGCTGCCATCGAGGCTGACGACGAGACGATCGAGAAGTTCAACACGGTGCTGTTCAAGGCGTTGCTCAACGGCACGGATGCGACGGTGAAACACCCCGCTCGGATCGGTGGTCGAGTCACCGGCGCGGAGTTCACGCCGGCCAAGCTATTCATGGAGCCTCGTCAGATTCGGCTCAAGCGACCGGACGGGGAGTTCACGATCAGGCTCGCGACCGTCACTGGGTTCGAGCGGCTGTCACGGGAGATCAGCGGCGCGACGCGCCCAGTGCTGGCAGCGACACACAACTCGAACGGACAGGCGGTAGTCACGCTCGCCGCGCTCCCCTCCTCGCGGAAGATGAACATCCTGGGGCGGTATCTCCGGCGGGAGTACCGCGAGGTCATGGACGAGATCAGGGACATCGATCTGTCCAAGCCGGAGAAAGAACTCCTCGTTTCCGTCTACTCGACCGGGGAGATGGACGGCATTCCCCTCGCGAAAGTGCTTGACATGGAGACCAGCGAGGTCGAACTCCTCCGGGGCCAACTCGAAAAGAAAGACCTCCTCATCGACGGCGAGGACGGCCTGCAGTTGACACCGGCCGGTCGCGTGGTGGTCAACAATCACCTCGAGGACGTCAACGACTAG